The sequence CTAGAAAGCGTTATTGGCAAAATAACTTAAAGTACTTAGGGCTATTGTTAGGAATTTGGTTTTTATGCTCTTTTGGAGCAGGCATTTTATTTAAAGATACACTAAACGAAATAAGAGTTGGTGGTTTTAAATTAGGTTTCTGGTTTGCTCAACAAGGTGCAATTTACATTTTCACGCTTATTATAATTGCCTATATCATTTTAATGAATCGTCTGGATAAAAAATACGACGTTCAAGATGATTAATTTAGATTGAATAGCAACTTATTTACACCAAAAAACTTTTTAACTATTACAAACTTATGAGTGTTCAAACTTGGACCTACATTATAGTAGGCTTTACGTTCTTAATTTATATTGGTATTGCAATTTGGACGAGGGCAGGTTCTACAAAAGAATTTTATGTTGCAGGTGGTGGCGTATCTCCATTAGCCAATGGCATGGCTACAGCAGCAGATTGGATGTCGGCTGCATCTTTTATTTCTATGGCAGGGTTAATATCATTTATGGGGTACGATGGCGGTGTTTACCTTATGGGTTGGACTGGAGGTTATGTACTCTTAGCATTATTACTTGCACCTTATTTGCGGAAGTTTGGTAAGTTTACTGTTCCCGATTTTATTGGTGATAGGTATTATTCTCAGGCAGCAAGAACAGTAGCTATTGTAGCGGCATTAATAGTTTCGTTTACCTATGTTGCTGGGCAAATGCGTGGAGTAGGTGTCGTATTTTCTAGATTCTTAGAAGTAGACAT is a genomic window of Flammeovirga pectinis containing:
- a CDS encoding DUF4212 domain-containing protein, whose translation is MNEHSTNEKKNTQKEALATSLSRKRYWQNNLKYLGLLLGIWFLCSFGAGILFKDTLNEIRVGGFKLGFWFAQQGAIYIFTLIIIAYIILMNRLDKKYDVQDD